A window of Staphylococcus lloydii genomic DNA:
ATAGATAAGATTTTAAATCGGTATCTTCTTTGACAGTTTTGTTATCGATTTTTGTGATAATGTCGCCTTCTTTGAGTCCGTTATCACTATCAACTTTAGCCACGTAGACACCATCTTTACGGTTAGTATCTAATTTTGATTTATAATTATCAGGAATTTCACTTAGATTTAATAGACCAATACCAATGGATGGACGCTCAATTTTACCATTTTCAACAAGTTCTTTAATTGTAACTTTAACTTCATTACTTGGTATAGCAAATCCAATACCTTCAACTTGTTCATTGGAAATTTTCATTGAGTTAATACCTACGAGGTTACCGTTGATATCAACTAGCGCACCACCAGAATTACCTGGGTTAATTGCAGCGTCAGTTTGCAATACATTTACTTTGTTTGCTCCTGCAGCCGTCTGTGTATCAATCGTACGTTCACTTGCCGAAATAATACCTGAGGTTACTGAATTAGCAAATTCTAAGCCTAATGGATTACCCATTGCGAATACGCTATCTCCAGTTTTAACTTTTGATGAGTTTGCAAATTTAATAGCTTTAGTACCTTCTGTATGATTAATTTTTAACACTGCAATATCTGTTAATGCATCTTTACCAACTAATTTTGCACTCACTTGTTTGTTATTATGTAATTGTACTTTGATATCACTCGCACCATCAATAACATGATTATTCGTTACGATGTAAGCAGAATTATCATTTTTCTGATAGATTACGCCTGAACCAACGCCGGCTTCTTGTGATTTTGAAGATTTACCTTCAAGTAAGTCATTTAAGTTTTGTGCTTTTTGCATATTGATGACGCCAACAATTGCAGGGGATACATTGTTAATCATTTTATTAACTGATGAATGTTGGTCATTTTTGCCATCTAAAGTATTACCACCTTTACTATTAGAT
This region includes:
- a CDS encoding S1C family serine protease: MSEYNKDDQQTNLSNSIEQNSKSYEQPRHRYKPKFPWFKTIIVALIAGIIGAMIVLGVGKLLNNMGSDHNGSSVQEASNSKGGNTLDGKNDQHSSVNKMINNVSPAIVGVINMQKAQNLNDLLEGKSSKSQEAGVGSGVIYQKNDNSAYIVTNNHVIDGASDIKVQLHNNKQVSAKLVGKDALTDIAVLKINHTEGTKAIKFANSSKVKTGDSVFAMGNPLGLEFANSVTSGIISASERTIDTQTAAGANKVNVLQTDAAINPGNSGGALVDINGNLVGINSMKISNEQVEGIGFAIPSNEVKVTIKELVENGKIERPSIGIGLLNLSEIPDNYKSKLDTNRKDGVYVAKVDSDNGLKEGDIITKIDNKTVKEDTDLKSYLYQHKKPGEQVKLTIQRKGETKQVNVTLKKLKSTSKSTQSSYDDNHANPFE